In Solidesulfovibrio fructosivorans JJ], the sequence CTTCGGCCGGCGGACCGCCGGCCTACATGCTGGCCGCGCGCCATCCCGACCGGGTGGCGGCGCTCATCCAGGTCGATTCGGTCAGCCGGACCTATGCCATAAAGGCTTCGCCCCTGGCCCGGAAGATTTTCGTCACTGACATGGGGCTGCGGCTGACGGCCTTTTTTACCGACCATTTCCCCAAATCCGCCCTGGAGGGGCTGCTCGGCGAGGAAAGCACCCTGGACGCCGCGACGCTCAAGGAGCGCGTGCGCCATGTGCTGGCCGACCCGCTCAAGCGGGAGCTGTTCGTCCGCATGGTCCACACCTTTGCCGACCGTTTTCCCGAACGCGAGGAGGGCGTGCGAAACGATCTGGCCCAGTATGCCGCCATCGGAGAGCTGCCCTTGGCCGGGATATCCTGTCCGACGCTCGTCATGCACGGCGACGTGGACAACGACGTGGACCCCGGCGACGCCGTCTATGCGGCCGGGGCCATTCCCGGCGCGCGCCTGGAGTGGATCAGGTCCGGGTCGCACCTGGCCTTCTGGCTGGCCGACGAGGCCGCGGCCGCGCAGCGCACGGCCGTGGCCTGGCTTAAGGAGCAAATGGAAAGGGATTAGGGGAAGATCTTGCCCGGGTTCATGACGCCCCGGGGGTCGAACAGGCGTTTTATGCTTTTTTGCAGGGCGATGGAGCGGGGGGAAAGCTCCATGTCGAGAAAGGGCTTTTTGGCCAGGCCGATGCCGTGCTCGCCGGACATGGTGCCGCCGAGTTCGAGGACGATGGCCACAAGTTCGCGCAAAAGCGTCAGGCCGCGCTCGCGGCTGCCGTCCTCGCCGGTGACGTTGACGTGGATGTTGCCGTCGCCGGCATGGCCGAAGGCGTACACCGTCATGCCGAAGCGCTGCCCGAGCCCGGGCAGGCGGGCCACCAGCTCCGGGATGCGGGCGATCGGCACCACCGTGTCGTCGGAAAGGTACACCGGCGCGCTTTCGTGGATGCGCGTGGAGGTCTGGCGGCGGATGTCCCAGAGCTTTTCGCGCCTAGCGGCGTCGTCGGCCGGCATGAGGGCCAGGGCTCCGGCGTCGCGGCAGATGGCGGCGATGCGGGCGATGTCCCTGGCCGCCTCGTCCGGGTCGCCGTCGGCTTCGAGCAACAGCAGTGTCGGTTCGCCGTCCGGAAGCGCCAAGGGCAACAGTTCCTCCACGAGCCCCAGGCAGGCCCGGTCCATGAACTCCACGGCCGAGGGCGTGATGCCGCTGGTCATGATGGCGGACACGGTGGTCACGGCGGCGCGGGCGTCGGCGAAAAGCGCGGCGACCGCCCGCACCTCGCGCGGATGGGGAATGAGCTTGACGGTAAGCTCGGTGATGACGCCAAGGGTGCCTTCCGAACCGATGAGCAGCCCGCTCAGGTCGTAGCCCACCACCCCTTTGCGCGTGGCCACGCCCGTCTCGAGGATTTCCCCGTCCGGCAGCACGCAGGTCGCGCCGAGCACATAGTCCCGGGTGACGCCGTATTTGACGCAGGCCGGACCGCCGGCATTGGTGGCGGCGTTGCCGCCCATGGTGGAGGTGGCCAGGCTCGCCGGGTCGGGGGGATAGAAAAGGCCGGTTTCGGCAGCGGCGTCGCGAAGTGTCTTGGTGATCACTCCCGGCTCGACCACGGCGATAAGGTTGGCCGTATCGATGGCGAGGATCCGGTCCATGGCCGTGGTCGCCACCACCACGCCGCCGGCTGTGGCCACGCTGCCGGCGCAAAGCCCGGTGCCGGCCCCGCGCGGGGTCACGGCAAAGCCGTGGCGATCGGCCAGCTGCAGCAGGCGGCTGATCTCGTCGGCGTTTCGCGGGAAAAAAACGGCTTCGGGCGCGGCGGCAATGCCCGAGTCATCGGTCGCGGCCCCACCCAGCGCTTCGGGGTCCGTGCGAAAGCCCGGCCCCAGCTCGCGGGCCAGGGCGTCAAGCAGCGCAACGTCCACGGTTAATCCTTTTTGGCTTCGAATCCCGGCAGTTCCAGGCGCTTTTCCACCGAGCGCAGCACCAGCGTGGCCACGGTCACCAGCGCCAGATAATAGACGCCGACCACCACGAAAACCTCGGTGTTGCGAAAGGTGGCCTTGGCCAGGCTTCTGCCCATGCCGGTCAGGTCGCTGACCGTGATGATGGAGGCGAGCGAGGAATACTTGATGAGGTAGATGATCTCGTTGCCGCAGCCGGGCAGGGCCCGGCGGAAGGCCTGGGGCAGGACGACGGAGGTGATGGTGGTAAACGGCGTCATGCCGAGGGCCTGGGCGGCGCGCAGCTGGCCCCGCTTGATGGAGAGCAGCCCGCCCCGGATGTATTCGGACTGGTAGGCCCCGCTGCAAAGCGCGAATCCGATGATCGAGGCCCACATGGGCGACAGGATGCAGCGCCAGCCGCCAATGGAGACGTAGGGCAGGGCGAAGTACCAGAAATAGAGCTGCACCACCAGCGGCGTGCCGCGAAAAAGGGACACGTACCACTCGAGGACCCGCACCAGCGGCCGGGGGCCGTAGACCCGGGCCGTGCCCACGGACACGCCGATGGCCACGCCTAAAAGCGACGAGGGGATGATGAGGAGGATGCTCGTCCACAGGCCCGCATTGAGCGCCGGGATGATGCGGCTGACCGCGAAATGATAAAAGCTGTCCATGGCGTCAGACGGCCGGGGAGGCGAGTTCGCAGGTGGCTTCGCCGGCAAGTTCGCTGAGCTTGGCGCAAAACGACTGGGTGCGGCTGCCCGAGCCATGGGCGAGCAGCACCGAAGGCGCGCCGCGCTCCACGATGCGCCCCTGTTCCATGAAGAGGAACTCGTCGGCCAGGGCGGCCGAAAAACTGATCTGGTGCGTGGCCATGATCATGGTCATGCCCTCGTCGGCCAGGTCCCGGATGACCGTGAGCACCTCGCCGATAAGCTCCGGATCGAGGGCCGACGTGGGCTCGTCGAGAAGCAGCACCTTGGGGTCGAGGGCGAGCGCCCGGGCCACGGACACCCGCTGCTTCTGGCCGCCGGAAAGCTGGGCCGGGTAGAGCGAGGGTTTGTCGGCAAGGCCCACCCGGGCCAGTTCCTCCATGGCCCGCGCGGTGGCGGCGCGCTTGTCCATGCCCTTGACCTTGATCAAGGCCACGCGCACGTTCTCCATGGCGGAGAGGTGGTCGAACAGGTTGAAATCCTGAAAGATCATGCCGACCTGCTGGCGCAGGGCGAGCAGTTCGCGCTTGCTTTTGCCGTCGATGGTCTTGCCTTCGAGGGTAATGGCGCCGGAGTCGGGCGGGGAGAGGAAGTTGATGCAGGCAAGCAGCGTGGATTTGCCCGCGCCCGAGGGGCCGATGAGCACCTTGAGTCCGCCCCTTTTGACGGTAAGGGACACGTCGTCGAGGATGCGGTTCCCGCCGATGGTCTTGACGATGTTTTCGACGCGCAAAATGGGCTGGTCAACCATGCTACAATGATCCCTGGTGCGCGTATCCGGGGATGCGCACCTTGGCCTCGAGGCGTTTGAGGGCCTTGATGCCGGCCCAGGTGAGAAAGAAAAAGAGCGCCCCGGCCAAAAGGGAAAGGGGCAGCGGCTGGTGGGTGAGGGCCGCCACCGACCGTGTGCGGGACATGACTTCGAGCACGCCTATGGTAAAGGCCAGGGCCGAGTCTTTAAGCAGGATGGAATACTCGTTGGACCAGGCCGGAATGGCCAGGCGCAGCGCCTGGGGCAGGATGATGGCGCGGATGGCGACGGCGTCGCTCATGCCGAGCGCCCGGGCGGCCTTGAGCTGTCCCGGCGGCAGGCTTTGAATCGCGCCCCGGAAAATCTGGGACTGGTAGGCGGCGCTGGTCAGGCCCAAAACCAGCACGGCGGACAGAAACCCCGAGGAAAGGGGGAGAAAGGATAGGGCCGGAAGCTGGCTCAGATAGGCCATGATGCCGAAGTAAAAAAGGTAGAGCTGCACCAGGATGGGGATGCCGCGAAAAAGCCAGATGTAGGCCGAAACGAAACGGCGCATGGGCTTGCCGCCGTAGACGTGGGCCACGGCCAGGGGAATGCCGAGGAGAAGGCCCAGCGCCATGGCGCCGATGATAAGCCCAGCCGTCCACCAGATGCCGCCCAGGATATAGGGGAGGGCTTCCCAGATGGCGAGCCCCGCCTTGACGTAACCGTCCATGTGTATTTTGTCCGGGAAAGGCGCGCCCGCGCCCGAAGCGGCCCCAAAGGGCGTCCGGACGCGGGCGGCGCAAACGGATTACAGGCCGTACTTGGCCTTGAGTTCCTTCCAGTAGGGATCGGCCATGAGGAGCTTGAGCCCGTCATTGATCTTCTTCTGGAATTCCTTGTCTTCCTTGCGCATGGCGTAGCCGTACTTTTCCGGCTTGGCGTCGAAGGTGCCGGCGATCTTGAAGCCGGGGTTCTTCATGACTTCCTTGGCGATGGTGCTGTCCATGCCGGAGCCGGCGATGCGGCCGATCTTCACGTCCTCGATGGACAGGTCCGTGGAGTCGTAGGGCACGACCTCGAACTTGTAGCCGGGCTTGGTGACCAGCTCTTCAAGCAGCTTGGCCGTGACCGTGCCGCGCTGCACGCCGATCTTCTTGCCGGACTTGAGCATCTCGGCCAGGGTGGTCTTGTCCTTTTCCGGGACCAGCAGGACCTGGGTGACCTCGTAGTAGGGGATGGAGAAGTCGACTTTCTTGGCGCGCTCGGCCGTGGCGCTCATGCCCGAGGCGACGATGTCGATTTTTTTGGCCAGAAGCGCCGGGATGATGCCGTCCCAATCCATGGGCTGGTGTTTGACCTTGAAGCCCATTTTCTTGGCGATCCAGTTGAGCGACTCGACGTCGAAGCCGGTGGGCTTGCCGTCCTTGTCCACGTAGCCGAACGGGGGAAAGCCGAAATCGATGCCGTTGATGTAGACTTTCTCCTCCGCCGCGGCCAGACCGCCGAAGCACAGGACGAAGACGGCCAGGGCGGCCAGAAGAAGGCCAAGACGCTTGCGCATGGTACGCTCCCGGGTTGAGGTGGCAGGTGGGGACCAGGGCCGAAACCGACATGCCGGAACTTCCGGCGTGTACTGACAATGCGGCGCGACGAAACCGTAACCGGATAGCAGAGAAGCCGCCTGCGGGCAAGGGCGCGGCGGCGGAGAGCGGGCGCGGAAGCGGTCTAGACCGTCGTGTCGCCAAGGACTCGGTTGCGACCGGCCTGCTTGGCCGCATAGA encodes:
- a CDS encoding alpha/beta fold hydrolase; translation: MPEFVVPGLEDLDACLQTPPHIARTAKGAVEYAERGRGAPLLCVHGGPGGYDQGMLLGELFRVNGFRVIGVSRPGYLGTPLATGATPEAQADALAALLDVLGLDRVAVLGASAGGPPAYMLAARHPDRVAALIQVDSVSRTYAIKASPLARKIFVTDMGLRLTAFFTDHFPKSALEGLLGEESTLDAATLKERVRHVLADPLKRELFVRMVHTFADRFPEREEGVRNDLAQYAAIGELPLAGISCPTLVMHGDVDNDVDPGDAVYAAGAIPGARLEWIRSGSHLAFWLADEAAAAQRTAVAWLKEQMERD
- a CDS encoding FAD-binding oxidoreductase is translated as MDVALLDALARELGPGFRTDPEALGGAATDDSGIAAAPEAVFFPRNADEISRLLQLADRHGFAVTPRGAGTGLCAGSVATAGGVVVATTAMDRILAIDTANLIAVVEPGVITKTLRDAAAETGLFYPPDPASLATSTMGGNAATNAGGPACVKYGVTRDYVLGATCVLPDGEILETGVATRKGVVGYDLSGLLIGSEGTLGVITELTVKLIPHPREVRAVAALFADARAAVTTVSAIMTSGITPSAVEFMDRACLGLVEELLPLALPDGEPTLLLLEADGDPDEAARDIARIAAICRDAGALALMPADDAARREKLWDIRRQTSTRIHESAPVYLSDDTVVPIARIPELVARLPGLGQRFGMTVYAFGHAGDGNIHVNVTGEDGSRERGLTLLRELVAIVLELGGTMSGEHGIGLAKKPFLDMELSPRSIALQKSIKRLFDPRGVMNPGKIFP
- a CDS encoding amino acid ABC transporter ATP-binding protein, yielding MVDQPILRVENIVKTIGGNRILDDVSLTVKRGGLKVLIGPSGAGKSTLLACINFLSPPDSGAITLEGKTIDGKSKRELLALRQQVGMIFQDFNLFDHLSAMENVRVALIKVKGMDKRAATARAMEELARVGLADKPSLYPAQLSGGQKQRVSVARALALDPKVLLLDEPTSALDPELIGEVLTVIRDLADEGMTMIMATHQISFSAALADEFLFMEQGRIVERGAPSVLLAHGSGSRTQSFCAKLSELAGEATCELASPAV
- a CDS encoding amino acid ABC transporter permease yields the protein MDGYVKAGLAIWEALPYILGGIWWTAGLIIGAMALGLLLGIPLAVAHVYGGKPMRRFVSAYIWLFRGIPILVQLYLFYFGIMAYLSQLPALSFLPLSSGFLSAVLVLGLTSAAYQSQIFRGAIQSLPPGQLKAARALGMSDAVAIRAIILPQALRLAIPAWSNEYSILLKDSALAFTIGVLEVMSRTRSVAALTHQPLPLSLLAGALFFFLTWAGIKALKRLEAKVRIPGYAHQGSL
- a CDS encoding ABC transporter substrate-binding protein, producing the protein MRKRLGLLLAALAVFVLCFGGLAAAEEKVYINGIDFGFPPFGYVDKDGKPTGFDVESLNWIAKKMGFKVKHQPMDWDGIIPALLAKKIDIVASGMSATAERAKKVDFSIPYYEVTQVLLVPEKDKTTLAEMLKSGKKIGVQRGTVTAKLLEELVTKPGYKFEVVPYDSTDLSIEDVKIGRIAGSGMDSTIAKEVMKNPGFKIAGTFDAKPEKYGYAMRKEDKEFQKKINDGLKLLMADPYWKELKAKYGL
- a CDS encoding amino acid ABC transporter permease produces the protein MDSFYHFAVSRIIPALNAGLWTSILLIIPSSLLGVAIGVSVGTARVYGPRPLVRVLEWYVSLFRGTPLVVQLYFWYFALPYVSIGGWRCILSPMWASIIGFALCSGAYQSEYIRGGLLSIKRGQLRAAQALGMTPFTTITSVVLPQAFRRALPGCGNEIIYLIKYSSLASIITVSDLTGMGRSLAKATFRNTEVFVVVGVYYLALVTVATLVLRSVEKRLELPGFEAKKD